Proteins from a genomic interval of Candidatus Brocadia sp.:
- a CDS encoding DUF2283 domain-containing protein, whose translation MKVKYDKEVDAAYIQMSSKKPDGAIEIAEGVILHTSARNEIVAIEILDAAKKIPIKTLYKLELSEVA comes from the coding sequence ATGAAAGTCAAATATGATAAAGAGGTTGATGCCGCATACATTCAGATGTCTTCGAAAAAACCGGATGGTGCTATAGAAATAGCAGAAGGGGTCATTCTACACACCTCAGCGAGAAATGAGATCGTTGCGATAGAGATACTGGATGCTGCAAAGAAAATTCCGATAAAAACCCTTTACAAACTTGAGTTGTCTGAAGTTGCTTAA
- a CDS encoding TonB-dependent receptor produces MLPPYSRKKTIFFSKGNGKFQRFFIITLFILCFLPYQCLAESELSLESAPVSEEMILFQEIPSVYSAAKYEQKLTEAPSSVTIITADEIKKYGYLNFAEILRSVRGFHVTYDRNYHYLGVRGFGLPGDYNTRILLLIDGHRINDAIYEQAPIGTDFPIDIDLIERIEIIRGPGSSLYGTNAFFAVINVITRRGRDFKGIETSGAAGRFETYKTRVSYGDKFQNGLEMLFSGSYYSSEGDDRLFFKEFDNPKNNNGIAEDLDNDRFKNLFSSFFFHDLTLQLNYHQREKVVPTAPFDTRFNERFFAADERGWADLKYERIFDDQLNFLARLNYNFYDYNDDYFSNELPGSIKTTDDVDSQWLQGEVQLTKILLEKHKSTFGLDYRYSIQQDQHAFNHIRVGTFPGIRREILDDKRDTQYWAAYLQDEYAITDYLTLNAGARFDYFYTFGSAVSPRAALIYNPYEKTTFKFAYGRAFRAPNAYELYYHDDTSQKHSPHLDPETIDTYEIIYEQYFGKHLRGTIVGFYNSIDDLIALKTDPGDGLLVFDNIDKVRAKGIESELEAKWESGFEGRISYTIQETEDDKTGEILVNSPKHLAKLNMIIPLIKRKLFLSGEEQYTSKRETLSRRFAEDFFITNVTLYSRNIFKTLEVSGGVFNLFNKEYEDPGGEEHVQDTIEQDGRTFRIKVTYAF; encoded by the coding sequence ATGTTACCTCCTTACAGCAGAAAGAAAACTATTTTCTTTTCTAAAGGAAATGGGAAATTCCAGAGATTTTTCATCATCACTCTCTTCATTCTTTGTTTTTTACCCTATCAGTGTCTGGCAGAATCGGAACTATCCTTAGAATCGGCACCTGTAAGCGAAGAGATGATTCTTTTTCAAGAGATTCCTTCAGTGTATAGTGCCGCCAAATATGAGCAAAAGTTGACAGAAGCGCCTTCTTCAGTCACTATTATAACGGCGGATGAGATCAAAAAATATGGTTATCTAAATTTTGCTGAGATTTTACGGAGTGTACGAGGATTCCATGTTACCTATGATAGAAACTATCATTACCTTGGGGTAAGGGGTTTTGGACTGCCCGGAGATTACAATACCCGTATCCTGCTCCTTATCGATGGACACCGAATTAATGACGCTATCTATGAACAGGCGCCTATAGGCACGGATTTTCCCATCGATATCGATCTCATTGAACGTATAGAGATCATCCGTGGGCCGGGTTCTTCCCTGTACGGCACAAATGCATTTTTTGCAGTTATCAATGTAATTACCAGGCGGGGCAGAGATTTCAAGGGTATTGAGACTTCAGGAGCGGCAGGCCGTTTTGAGACATATAAGACCCGTGTGAGTTACGGTGATAAATTTCAGAATGGTCTGGAGATGTTATTTTCTGGTTCTTACTATAGCAGTGAAGGGGACGACCGATTGTTCTTCAAAGAATTCGACAATCCTAAAAACAACAACGGTATTGCAGAAGACCTTGATAATGACCGATTTAAAAATCTTTTTAGTAGCTTTTTCTTCCATGATTTAACTTTGCAGTTAAATTATCACCAAAGGGAAAAAGTTGTTCCAACTGCTCCATTTGATACAAGATTTAATGAGCGTTTTTTTGCTGCTGACGAGCGGGGCTGGGCGGATCTGAAGTACGAACGCATATTTGATGACCAATTAAATTTTCTGGCCAGGCTCAACTACAATTTTTACGATTATAATGACGATTATTTTTCAAATGAATTACCCGGATCAATAAAAACTACTGATGATGTTGATAGCCAATGGTTGCAAGGAGAGGTGCAATTGACCAAAATCCTTCTCGAAAAGCACAAAAGCACGTTCGGGTTGGATTATCGGTATAGCATACAGCAGGACCAGCATGCCTTTAATCATATAAGAGTGGGTACATTTCCCGGAATTAGACGTGAAATTCTCGATGACAAACGTGACACGCAGTATTGGGCAGCTTATCTACAGGATGAATATGCCATTACAGACTATTTGACTTTAAATGCCGGTGCCCGTTTTGATTATTTTTATACCTTTGGAAGCGCCGTCAGTCCCCGTGCTGCGTTGATTTACAACCCCTATGAGAAGACAACGTTTAAGTTTGCATATGGCCGGGCATTCCGCGCGCCAAATGCCTACGAACTTTACTACCATGATGACACTTCGCAGAAGCACAGTCCCCATCTTGACCCTGAGACCATCGATACCTATGAAATCATTTACGAACAGTACTTTGGAAAGCACCTTCGTGGGACAATTGTTGGTTTTTATAATTCAATTGACGATCTCATTGCCTTAAAAACTGACCCTGGAGACGGTCTCCTCGTGTTTGATAATATCGATAAGGTTCGTGCAAAAGGTATTGAATCTGAATTGGAAGCAAAATGGGAAAGTGGTTTTGAGGGAAGGATCAGTTATACCATCCAGGAAACCGAGGACGATAAGACCGGGGAAATTCTGGTAAATTCTCCTAAACATTTGGCCAAGCTCAATATGATTATTCCGCTGATAAAGAGAAAACTTTTTTTAAGCGGAGAAGAACAGTATACGAGCAAAAGAGAAACACTTTCTCGCAGATTTGCGGAAGACTTTTTTATCACTAACGTAACACTGTACAGTCGTAATATTTTTAAAACATTGGAAGTTTCAGGAGGCGTTTTTAACTTATTTAACAAGGAATACGAAGATCCCGGTGGAGAAGAACACGTGCAGGATACCATCGAACAGGACGGCAGGACATTTCGAATTAAGGTTACGTATGCATTTTAA
- a CDS encoding type II toxin-antitoxin system Phd/YefM family antitoxin, producing the protein MKTLSLSEAKMKLSSLVETVSTTDEEIVITKNGSPAAVLVSPDEFESWKETIAIRSDLPLMQEIKEGLKALKSKKTRLYTLEELLR; encoded by the coding sequence ATGAAAACCTTATCTCTGTCAGAAGCAAAAATGAAGCTAAGCAGCCTCGTCGAAACTGTTAGTACCACCGATGAGGAGATAGTAATTACAAAAAATGGTTCACCTGCCGCTGTTTTGGTAAGCCCGGACGAATTTGAAAGCTGGAAAGAAACTATTGCTATTCGTTCGGATTTACCATTAATGCAGGAAATCAAAGAAGGATTAAAGGCATTAAAAAGTAAAAAAACACGGCTATACACACTTGAGGAACTTCTCAGGTAA
- a CDS encoding VanZ family protein, whose product MAISINYGFVKKISRGWRWGIVIIYTLAMYSFLPFGPAFWRFVSGHWGNKLDYLGVFFVCLLGAYFLVYLIFQKQVKNSAVYIAFFSISLACLALLKYVCVNGAERFHLLMYGVLSCSIFWALKLDVRKKRIYLYTTLLAFLLGAIDEVIQGILPMRVFDVRDIFMNWLSSGMGELFIAFVLKP is encoded by the coding sequence ATGGCCATATCCATTAATTACGGCTTTGTAAAAAAAATCTCCCGGGGATGGCGATGGGGGATTGTTATTATTTATACTTTGGCAATGTATTCTTTTTTACCTTTCGGACCAGCGTTTTGGAGGTTTGTATCGGGCCACTGGGGCAATAAACTTGATTATCTGGGAGTATTTTTCGTATGTTTATTAGGCGCTTATTTTTTAGTCTACCTAATATTCCAAAAGCAGGTGAAAAATAGTGCTGTTTATATCGCCTTCTTTTCCATATCCCTGGCCTGTCTTGCATTACTGAAATATGTGTGTGTAAACGGAGCGGAAAGATTTCATTTGTTGATGTATGGGGTGCTCAGCTGTAGTATTTTCTGGGCATTAAAACTCGACGTACGAAAGAAGAGGATATATCTTTATACTACCCTTTTGGCGTTTTTACTCGGTGCAATTGATGAGGTTATTCAGGGGATTTTACCGATGCGGGTTTTTGATGTAAGGGATATCTTTATGAATTGGCTTTCCAGCGGTATGGGAGAATTATTTATTGCTTTTGTATTAAAGCCATAA
- a CDS encoding YHS domain-containing protein, which translates to MLGKYFLIAILITFTITGCATTISSSKKTQPEVVDPVCAYFSDMGCINIVVDGNTPKSTYEGITYYFCSEDCKVDFDKNPSKYLKVTTPPKGAVDPVCHMEITEPKRFITCVYQDTVYYFCSDHCRAKFMENPDYYNGKKI; encoded by the coding sequence ATGCTAGGAAAATATTTTCTGATAGCAATTCTCATTACATTTACAATTACTGGATGTGCAACCACGATTTCTTCGTCCAAAAAAACACAGCCAGAGGTAGTCGACCCTGTCTGCGCATATTTTTCTGATATGGGGTGTATTAACATTGTTGTGGATGGAAATACTCCAAAATCAACTTACGAAGGGATAACCTACTATTTTTGTAGTGAAGATTGTAAGGTGGATTTTGATAAAAATCCATCAAAATACCTCAAGGTTACCACTCCTCCTAAGGGAGCAGTAGACCCGGTATGTCACATGGAAATCACTGAACCGAAACGATTTATTACATGTGTGTACCAGGATACAGTCTATTACTTTTGTTCTGATCATTGTAGGGCAAAGTTCATGGAAAATCCGGATTATTACAACGGAAAAAAAATATGA
- a CDS encoding EAL domain-containing protein, which produces MFASKAKRRISIATKFNLLTILIILVTSAGISFFLIHNVVSYKYNNLVRHGLVIASMASQSSEYCIYTGDKESMKQIVESLEVDEDVAYVCLLNKDKKLLMHKSFKCGLKIPPSPAVSFIDSGSQGKILYKEFVNKEDGKRYIDVLSPVIIVPDKKPTDTLVTNQKNTNPEIIGYIQLGLSLENLHKRINQFQMSALVFTSLFVFVGVIFTLFLTKKITAPLKKLNLATKKISEGIFEQHITVYTNDEISDFACAFNHMIERLRVYRDQLRHTAFHDPLTNLPNRNLFMERLERLIEHAKRDKNCLFSVLFLDLDRFKVVNDSLGHLVGDKLLILIAKKLEECLRKSDTVARFGGDEFAILLDNIDDNFNAKFVAERILEALKEPFILDGHRIVASASIGIVLKGEFYNRPEDILRDADITMYRAKMHGKARYVIFNTEMHAKAMNYLQLEADLWRAIEHSELVIYYQPIVSSTRDEIVGLESLIRWQHPQRGLILPDEFIPLAEETRMIDKIGHWVIQNACAQNKVWHDMGFSNIIISVNVSALQLRHKELPELVRTTIKNTGLSADVFKLEITESTVMESKELVLEIFKELNDMKIQLMMDDFGIGFSSIHNLKNLPFSTLKIDRSLILDIAINTDASAIVKAIIDMAHSLKIKVIAEGVETQRQLELLRLYQCDYIQGYLLYSPMKAEEITNLLRQKNTHLSNTKSNITREFIPLSSEN; this is translated from the coding sequence ATGTTTGCCTCAAAAGCAAAGAGACGAATTAGCATAGCAACCAAATTTAATCTTTTAACCATTCTCATTATCCTGGTGACTTCGGCAGGAATCAGCTTTTTTCTTATACACAATGTAGTTTCTTACAAATACAACAACCTTGTAAGACATGGCTTAGTTATTGCCAGCATGGCATCTCAATCAAGTGAATATTGCATCTATACAGGGGATAAAGAATCTATGAAACAGATCGTTGAGAGTCTGGAAGTAGATGAAGATGTTGCTTATGTATGCCTTCTCAATAAAGATAAAAAGCTACTCATGCACAAAAGCTTTAAATGTGGGCTAAAAATTCCCCCATCACCTGCCGTGAGTTTCATAGATTCCGGTTCACAAGGAAAAATACTGTATAAAGAATTCGTCAATAAAGAAGATGGAAAACGGTATATTGACGTTCTGTCTCCTGTGATTATCGTTCCCGACAAAAAACCAACAGATACATTGGTAACCAATCAAAAAAATACAAATCCGGAGATTATAGGATACATTCAACTTGGATTGTCCCTTGAAAATCTTCATAAAAGAATAAACCAATTCCAGATGTCTGCATTAGTTTTTACCTCTCTCTTTGTCTTCGTAGGGGTTATTTTCACTTTATTTCTTACAAAAAAAATTACCGCCCCTCTCAAGAAGTTGAATTTAGCAACAAAAAAAATTTCTGAAGGAATATTCGAACAGCATATTACCGTTTACACGAATGATGAAATTTCAGATTTTGCGTGTGCTTTCAACCATATGATCGAACGTTTACGAGTATATCGTGATCAACTGAGACACACTGCATTTCACGATCCGTTGACGAACCTGCCCAACAGGAATCTTTTTATGGAGCGTTTGGAGCGATTAATTGAGCATGCAAAAAGAGATAAAAACTGTTTATTTTCGGTATTATTTCTTGATCTTGACCGTTTCAAGGTTGTAAATGACAGCCTCGGTCATCTTGTGGGTGATAAATTACTGATCTTAATCGCGAAAAAACTGGAAGAGTGCTTGCGGAAGTCAGATACCGTTGCTCGTTTTGGAGGAGATGAATTTGCAATTCTTCTTGATAATATAGATGACAATTTTAACGCAAAATTTGTGGCAGAAAGAATCCTGGAAGCCTTGAAGGAGCCTTTCATTCTTGATGGCCATAGAATAGTTGCCTCGGCAAGTATTGGAATTGTCTTAAAAGGCGAATTTTATAATCGCCCGGAGGATATCCTGAGGGACGCTGATATAACAATGTACCGGGCAAAGATGCATGGTAAAGCACGGTATGTGATATTTAATACGGAAATGCATGCCAAGGCAATGAATTATTTACAGTTAGAAGCCGATCTCTGGCGTGCTATTGAACACTCAGAATTAGTAATTTATTATCAACCCATTGTGTCATCAACACGTGATGAGATTGTTGGTTTGGAATCACTCATTCGCTGGCAGCATCCTCAACGTGGTTTAATTCTGCCTGATGAGTTCATCCCGCTGGCAGAGGAAACCAGAATGATCGATAAAATCGGTCATTGGGTAATACAAAATGCGTGTGCTCAAAACAAGGTGTGGCATGACATGGGATTTTCAAATATAATTATTAGTGTTAACGTATCAGCCTTACAACTTCGACACAAGGAATTACCGGAACTGGTCAGGACAACAATTAAAAACACCGGGTTGTCGGCCGATGTCTTTAAATTGGAAATTACCGAAAGTACGGTCATGGAAAGCAAAGAGCTAGTCCTCGAAATATTTAAAGAATTGAATGATATGAAAATACAGCTCATGATGGATGATTTTGGCATCGGTTTTTCTTCAATACATAACCTGAAAAATCTTCCGTTCAGTACATTAAAAATTGATCGGTCTTTAATTTTAGATATTGCCATTAATACAGATGCTTCAGCAATTGTCAAAGCTATCATAGACATGGCGCACTCCCTTAAAATAAAGGTAATTGCAGAGGGGGTGGAAACGCAAAGGCAGTTGGAATTGTTGCGGTTGTATCAGTGTGATTATATACAGGGCTACCTGTTATACAGTCCTATGAAGGCTGAAGAAATTACAAACTTATTGAGGCAGAAAAATACGCATCTATCAAATACGAAAAGTAACATTACACGAGAGTTTATTCCATTATCGAGCGAAAATTAA
- a CDS encoding MBL fold metallo-hydrolase, with the protein MKLPNIIFETLTVGPLAVNCYIIGSQKDNEAIVIDAGGDHEEILNILKKHDLTLRLIINTHAHFDHVGGVRPLQDLTGAKFLLHKEDIPLLNYLNDQTDAFGLPSIPKPKVDRPLLDNEEMLIGDEVLRVIYTPGHSPGSVCFLINDAVFVGDTLFAGSIGRTDLYGGSYDKIISSIRTRLFTLKDHVIVYPGHGTFTTIGKEKQYNPFF; encoded by the coding sequence ATGAAATTGCCCAACATAATCTTTGAGACGCTAACAGTTGGTCCCCTGGCAGTGAACTGTTATATTATTGGTTCCCAAAAAGACAACGAAGCAATAGTTATTGATGCAGGAGGTGACCATGAAGAAATCCTGAATATATTAAAAAAACATGATCTCACCTTACGTCTCATTATAAATACACACGCCCATTTCGATCACGTGGGCGGAGTGCGGCCTTTACAAGATTTGACTGGTGCAAAGTTCCTGCTTCATAAGGAAGATATTCCACTTCTGAATTATCTGAATGATCAAACGGATGCATTCGGATTACCCTCAATTCCGAAACCAAAGGTAGACAGACCGCTTCTTGATAATGAAGAAATGCTTATTGGGGATGAAGTGTTACGAGTCATATATACTCCCGGTCACTCTCCTGGCAGTGTATGTTTTCTCATCAACGATGCAGTATTTGTTGGAGATACGCTCTTTGCTGGTTCGATTGGAAGAACAGATCTTTATGGTGGTTCTTATGATAAGATAATAAGTTCAATACGAACTCGTCTGTTTACCTTAAAAGACCATGTAATCGTTTATCCGGGACATGGAACATTTACTACCATAGGCAAAGAGAAACAATATAATCCGTTTTTTTAA
- a CDS encoding ATP-binding cassette domain-containing protein, which produces MQKYAGEYPGKLSGGQQQLIAIARAIVTEPKLLLIEYRYKIT; this is translated from the coding sequence ATGCAAAAATATGCCGGAGAATATCCCGGCAAACTTTCGGGAGGGCAGCAGCAGTTGATTGCCATCGCGCGGGCAATCGTCACCGAACCAAAGCTACTCCTTATCGAATATCGATATAAAATTACGTGA
- a CDS encoding aldehyde dehydrogenase family protein: MEGNNYINGAFVNGTSGDRFESRNPANVDEVLGTFPLSNEKDVNNAVCAAKAAYDGWRRLSRIKRGEYLDEFTQLLKKDREEISRLVTKECGKGIIEGRADVTEGIHMCQYVFGTVRMSHGDVVDSEIPEKDSFMRRKPKGVVAAITPWNFPFAIPLWLICPSVVEGNTVILKPSRETACTANKIAEYAHKAGFPPGVINVVQGGCGDLLVKHPDTHVVLFVGSYDVGSEIKKIVAGFPDKMCAIEMGGKNALIVLDDANLDIAVNAAIISAFKTSGQRCTSASRLIVHERVLTEFERRFVEITKRIKIGDPLNEDVFMGPVINQAATEKIVRYNDLAKKEGAKVLLEGGRLTGNEYKKGYFMSPFVYRMQNNPKSRVLREEVFGPHVAIIPVKDIDEAIQVNNDTEYGLTCAVITEDYRKARRIREDCEYGLGYVNLPTIGAEVHLPFGGVKKSGTGLPSASTLIDVVTHRTAWTINHAMEIKMAQGLTVKL, translated from the coding sequence ATGGAAGGGAATAATTATATTAATGGGGCATTTGTAAATGGTACTTCCGGTGACCGATTTGAGAGCAGAAATCCTGCTAATGTCGATGAGGTATTGGGGACGTTTCCGCTTTCAAATGAGAAGGATGTGAATAATGCCGTCTGCGCGGCAAAAGCAGCCTATGATGGTTGGAGGCGTTTGTCCCGTATTAAACGGGGTGAGTACCTGGACGAATTTACTCAACTCCTGAAAAAGGACCGTGAGGAAATATCCCGGCTTGTAACAAAAGAATGTGGAAAGGGGATTATCGAGGGGCGTGCTGATGTTACCGAAGGCATCCATATGTGCCAATATGTATTCGGTACGGTGAGGATGTCTCATGGTGATGTGGTCGATTCTGAGATACCGGAAAAAGATTCCTTCATGCGCAGAAAACCCAAAGGGGTTGTGGCAGCAATTACACCATGGAATTTTCCGTTTGCTATTCCCTTATGGCTTATTTGTCCTTCGGTTGTGGAAGGGAATACGGTCATTCTCAAGCCTTCCAGGGAAACAGCATGTACGGCAAATAAGATTGCCGAATATGCACATAAAGCAGGTTTCCCGCCTGGTGTCATTAATGTCGTACAGGGAGGGTGTGGGGATTTGCTGGTGAAACATCCGGATACCCACGTTGTGTTATTTGTCGGTTCTTATGATGTGGGTTCTGAAATAAAGAAGATTGTTGCCGGATTTCCTGATAAAATGTGTGCTATTGAGATGGGTGGGAAAAACGCCCTGATTGTTCTCGACGACGCTAACCTGGATATTGCCGTAAATGCTGCCATTATCAGCGCCTTTAAGACATCGGGACAGAGATGTACCTCTGCAAGCAGGTTAATAGTGCATGAAAGGGTATTGACTGAATTTGAAAGAAGATTCGTTGAAATAACAAAAAGGATAAAGATCGGTGACCCCCTGAATGAAGATGTATTTATGGGTCCTGTGATCAATCAGGCGGCAACGGAGAAGATTGTCCGATACAACGATCTGGCCAAAAAAGAGGGTGCGAAGGTGTTGCTGGAAGGAGGAAGGCTTACAGGTAATGAATACAAAAAAGGTTATTTTATGTCCCCGTTTGTGTATCGTATGCAAAACAATCCGAAGAGCCGGGTGCTTCGTGAGGAGGTGTTTGGGCCACATGTCGCAATTATTCCTGTAAAAGATATTGACGAGGCTATACAAGTAAACAATGATACCGAGTATGGTCTTACCTGCGCCGTAATTACTGAAGATTACAGGAAGGCAAGAAGGATTCGTGAAGACTGTGAATATGGCCTTGGCTATGTGAACTTGCCCACAATTGGGGCTGAAGTGCATCTGCCTTTTGGTGGTGTAAAAAAGAGCGGGACGGGCCTGCCATCGGCCAGCACGCTGATCGATGTGGTTACCCATCGGACGGCGTGGACGATCAATCATGCTATGGAAATCAAGATGGCCCAGGGATTGACAGTGAAGTTATAG
- a CDS encoding cytotoxin, with the protein MKQPIRKLKVPGSVAELIRNLHPHLKKKLKASLQVILSDPYSGKALKDELAGLRSFRVSRFQIIYRILDQRLVEIVAIGPRECIYEETFWLIKRKENVNYSGD; encoded by the coding sequence ATGAAGCAACCTATAAGAAAACTCAAAGTTCCCGGTAGTGTGGCAGAGCTTATCCGAAACTTGCATCCTCATCTAAAGAAGAAACTAAAGGCCTCCTTACAAGTAATATTATCTGATCCGTATTCCGGAAAAGCACTAAAGGACGAACTTGCAGGTTTGCGAAGTTTTCGAGTCAGTCGGTTTCAAATAATATACAGAATTTTGGACCAGAGGCTAGTTGAAATCGTTGCAATAGGCCCGCGGGAATGTATATATGAGGAAACTTTCTGGCTAATTAAGAGAAAAGAAAACGTAAATTATAGTGGAGATTGA
- a CDS encoding DUF1080 domain-containing protein gives MKKLFVMLVVCLSNSLISGYTHAQQGQKITASEILGERKECYFDDDKADVIPIGFQSALTGKGEPGRWVAKKIEHAPSADNVVVQTKLDDTDYRFPLLILDGVSYKDFMAFVKLRAISGKADQAGGLVFRYKDNNNHYVLRANALENNVRLYTVINGSRRQIAGKNIKVPSNEWHLLKVICKSDKIQCFFNNTKVFEVSDDTFDSGSIGLWTKSDSYTYFDDLVMQEMK, from the coding sequence ATGAAAAAATTATTTGTGATGTTGGTCGTTTGTCTGTCGAATTCATTAATTTCTGGTTATACCCATGCACAGCAGGGGCAAAAAATTACAGCTTCAGAAATCCTTGGTGAAAGGAAGGAATGTTACTTTGATGATGATAAAGCAGATGTGATACCCATTGGGTTTCAAAGTGCTCTTACGGGAAAGGGAGAACCAGGACGTTGGGTAGCCAAGAAGATTGAACATGCCCCCTCAGCCGATAATGTGGTTGTACAAACCAAATTGGATGACACGGATTATCGTTTTCCACTCCTGATACTCGACGGGGTGTCGTATAAAGATTTTATGGCGTTTGTAAAATTGAGGGCTATCAGTGGGAAGGCCGATCAGGCCGGCGGGCTGGTCTTCAGATATAAAGACAATAATAACCATTACGTGCTCAGGGCCAATGCCTTAGAAAATAATGTACGGTTATATACAGTAATTAATGGGAGTCGAAGGCAGATCGCAGGTAAAAACATAAAGGTGCCGTCGAACGAATGGCACTTATTAAAAGTTATTTGTAAGTCAGACAAGATTCAATGTTTTTTTAATAATACAAAGGTGTTTGAGGTGTCGGATGATACCTTCGACAGCGGGAGTATAGGACTCTGGACAAAATCGGATTCCTACACATATTTTGACGATCTGGTGATGCAGGAAATGAAATAA
- a CDS encoding transporter codes for MKIFTTIFLFLIFMNKIIYAHGECCISRSLAEATISGVTIAPNFGLSLQYEYTDMKTIREGSQSISHDTVLDNVAAEWPEMPDEAKSFSVPTRMIMQKYTLLGTYAATGRLQFLATVPYVINDMDMRMVTRGAESSHHHHVAPLARQTNMRPLASDSTENDMRMDMKMDTVEGLGDMTLMGLYTLYTDKPDLPTKKITLGLGVKTPTGKNDEEFDSGGLVHAAMQPGTGSWDPLFLVHYMHAFHPMIFQTNLLYQMSTEGDEGYEFGDKISLDFIARYQVANYVNPGLELNVFYAGQDTDHDDKYSRPEESLLDNTDNTGITSLSVSPSLQIRIPKTGGSIDLKFQKPLYQHARGIQQVVDWRAMASIVWAF; via the coding sequence GTGAAAATTTTTACCACGATTTTTTTGTTTTTAATTTTTATGAACAAGATTATTTATGCCCACGGCGAATGTTGCATATCAAGGTCCCTCGCGGAGGCGACAATTTCGGGTGTAACCATTGCACCGAATTTTGGGCTTTCCCTTCAGTATGAGTATACGGACATGAAGACCATTCGGGAGGGTAGTCAAAGTATAAGTCACGACACTGTATTGGACAATGTAGCCGCGGAATGGCCGGAAATGCCGGATGAGGCAAAGAGTTTTTCTGTCCCTACACGGATGATTATGCAGAAATACACCCTGCTGGGTACATATGCTGCTACCGGGAGGCTCCAATTCCTAGCCACAGTCCCCTATGTTATCAATGACATGGATATGAGGATGGTGACAAGGGGTGCAGAAAGCAGCCATCATCATCATGTAGCGCCGCTCGCCCGGCAGACGAATATGAGACCACTGGCAAGTGACTCGACAGAAAATGATATGAGAATGGACATGAAGATGGATACGGTTGAGGGGCTTGGGGATATGACCCTTATGGGGCTTTATACACTTTACACCGATAAGCCTGATCTCCCGACGAAAAAAATTACACTGGGTCTGGGGGTAAAAACCCCCACAGGGAAAAATGATGAGGAATTTGACTCCGGCGGTCTTGTACACGCCGCAATGCAACCGGGGACAGGTTCATGGGACCCGTTGTTTCTCGTTCATTATATGCATGCATTTCACCCGATGATTTTCCAAACCAATCTTCTTTACCAGATGAGTACAGAAGGTGACGAGGGTTATGAATTTGGGGATAAAATATCATTAGATTTTATTGCCAGGTATCAGGTAGCCAACTATGTAAATCCAGGTTTAGAGCTGAATGTATTCTATGCTGGGCAGGATACTGACCACGATGATAAATACTCAAGACCGGAAGAATCCCTTTTGGACAATACCGATAACACAGGCATTACTTCTCTCTCTGTTTCGCCTTCTCTTCAAATCAGGATTCCAAAGACTGGCGGTAGTATTGACCTAAAATTTCAAAAACCTTTATACCAGCATGCCAGAGGCATCCAGCAGGTAGTAGACTGGAGGGCAATGGCTTCCATAGTATGGGCTTTTTAA